Part of the Marasmius oreades isolate 03SP1 chromosome 5, whole genome shotgun sequence genome is shown below.
CCATCAGCATCGGTCGTAGCGCAGGGAGATTGGACAAAAGATCTGGTTCATTTAGCAAAGACGGCAGAGTTGAAGTGAGTTGTATTTGATGTTTTCTGTTTCTGCAGATCTTGTTTTTTTGTTGACTATTTCTCATAGGAAACACGCGTTAACGCTTCAACTTCATACGGCACAAATCCTTTCGTCACAGGCGTTATTGGAACAGAAGAGCAAATCCATTCAGGATGTAAAGGAACAGAGAAACAAGTTTGTCTTGCCTTGTTGGAGTTGCTTGCCTTTATGAACCGGGTCTTCGCAGACTGGATAGCGAAAGAAATCGACTTCTGGAGAGTTTGAGGCAGGTTAACGAGGATCGTGATAAGGTAATTGCGTCACCCTTGCTTTTCGAAACGAGAGGAACTCACTTCGGTTGCGTTAGGCCGATATTCTGACCTCGTCGATCGAGAAAGAGTGAGTAACCATCTCCTAAACCAATAACGATCAAACTCATCCACACATCTTCTTTCCCTAAGATGCACCGACCTGCGAAACAAGATATCCCATCTTTCTGAGGGAGATTACGCCTTGGCTAAGCGTCATGTCGACCAGCTTCGCAAAGAGCTAGGAAGGTCCCCGCTACCGAGCTTGCAGAGCATGTTGGATGAGAAGAGTGTACAGTGAGTTGAACCTTTCTGTCTGTTCTCTGTTCGTCATTATTCATGTTTTGTCTCTAACAAGGTATCTGACTGAACGTCGTCTTAATGCTCCTGCCTCCAGCTCGACCGAAGTCAACGCAAACAATAAAAGACCCGCTCCCACAACTATCCTATCCACACCAATGTCAGGCCCTCAAGGCGCTACTTTCGCTGTGATTGGAGTCGATGCACCCCCAGCGAAACGGCCCAGAGGTCGTCCGAAAGGCAGTAAAAATCGCAAATCGAGCGGCTAGAATGGAGAGGAGTGCATTGTTTGCTTGTTTCTTTTGCTTTTGAATGGTTTTCTCGTGTTAGAATCTCCAACTCAAACGCCGATGGTTCCCGCCCGTCAAGGAGGTCGGAGGTAGAGGCGAAGCGTCGGCTGAATGCGGCTTTGATTTACTTTCGTGGATTGTTGAGCTGGCAACCTGAAGAACCAGGGCCTGCTACCTTGGGGTAGCGGTAAGCATCAAAGCTGAGAGGCGGATGTGTCCGGTCATAGCCAGTCTACTTCTTCTCAATACCAATGTAAATACATTTCGATATCTACAGGAAATTTTGTACCACCTTCCTTTACGCGACAGAGGCGTGTTCGTCCGAGACGCTCAAGGACCGGATGGATAGTGAGGATATTTAGAGGTTGGATTGTGCAGGACTCCTCACTTTCAATTGTTGACGACATTCCATCTGTTTTGGCAGTAAATCGTGATCAAAGCCATTGTCTGAATTTCGCCGTGCGAATTAGTTTCCATTTCTACTCCACCTCGATTGATCTGATAATGCCTGATAACGCTTTGACGCACGCAGAGGCACTGTCCATGCTTTTAACTTTCAACGTCATGAAGTACAGCCTACTGTCCTCTCATCTCATTTTTATATCACTCTCCTCTTAACACATTGGATGGGCAATTGATATATCTCCCGCTGCCAAACTGTTTCTTTTGCTAGTCGCCCAGAACATCAAAGTGCATTAACCCAAGCACAGAAATCAATCTAGGAATTTGGTACGGGAAAATTTTTGCTTACACTCTTCGGGGCCGTTGCTAACATTGTAGATCTGCCTGTGCCAGGGCCGTTATCGGTACGAGGTTGCATCTCGCATTCACACTTCAAATACGGCCGACCACTGACGAGGGGAGATGTGGAGGGATTGATGAGAATACAGGGTCAGCGTCCATTTCTTAGGTGACAGTCTGAGTATATGGAATACCAGGCACGTGTTCCTCCAATTTATCTATGTTTTACTGACAGCTCGCCTTTGTAGTTTGCTATTGATACTTGAATCGCCTCCAATATTCTCAATACCAAAGGGTCGTAAAAGCAGTTTCAAGGAGTCCTCATGTCTTCGGACCTCGTACGTGCTGCTGGTCCGCATACCACGATGCATTCACTGGACATGCATTGTCACACACACGCGGATACATCCCAGTCTTCTAGCTTGTCTGCTCATTGCTGAAAATCCGAGATATCTGTTCCACATCCTTGTCGCCACGACCAGATAAACACTGCTTCAAGGATCAGCACAAACATAAATTAATTTGCAGGCAAAACTTACCACCACAAGGTCAGCGTCCTTGGGTAGCGTTTTGGCAATTCGAACAGCCTCCCAAATTGCATGGGATGATTCGAGGGCTGTGAGCAGAGATCAGTAACATGACCCGAAATTAGATCAAGCGAAGATTACCAGGTATGATGCCCTCCTTCTGCGTAAGTTCCCAGAAGCCTCTAAAGGCTTCTTCGTCCGTAGCGGCGACATACTCAGCCCTACGCGAATCCTTCAACCAAGCATGTTCGGGCCCAACACCCGGGTAGTCAAGACCTGCACTGATAGAGTGGCTTCTGCTGATTTGCCCAGCGGATGATTGTAGAATATAGGTTCGAACCCCGTGAAGCACTCCGGGAGCACCCTTAGAGAGCGAAGCACTGTGGCGGTCACTATCCGTACCTAAACACCTTCTCAATTTCCGACCAGGAACAAATCGAGGCGTTGCTCACCTTCACCGCCCGCCTCTACGCCAACGAGACGAACGCTCCTGTCGGGAATAAAATCGTAGAATGTTCCAATTGCGTTGCTACCTCCTCCAACGCAGGCCACGACAACATCAGGAAGCTTCCCGCGCTTTTCTTTGAGCTGAGTTTTGATCTCTTCTCCAATTACTTTTTGGAAGTCGCGCACTATGGTGGGGAATGGATGTGGGCCACTTGCAGAACCCACGAGAAAATGTGTCGTGGAAAGGTTCGCCACCCAGTCTCTCATAGCCTCATTAACAGCGTCCTTTAGCGTACATGAGCCTGAATGGACTGGAATGACCTTAAAACACAAACCGTCACCGCCGTGTCGAAATTCTTTGATGGAGCGACACACCTTTCCGCCTAGCATTTCGATCCTGATGACATTGAAAGCTTGCCTTCGAATGTCTTCAGCACCCATGTATACTATACATTCCATCCCAAACTTAGCACAGACAGCAGCCGTCGCGAGACCATGCTGGCCCGCGCCGGTCTCGGCGACGATACGAGTTTTCCCTATCCTCCGAGCCAGCAGTATCTAAGGTACCACAAGTCAGCAAAGTAAGTATACGGCTGAAACTCGCATCGCACACCTGACCAATGGCATTGTTAATGTTATGTGAACCTGTGTGATTTCTGCCAAAAGTTAGGGAATTGTATCTTGGAATATTCAATGCACGAATTATACGCACAGATCTTCACGTTTTAACCAGATATGGGCACCACCTGCCTCTGCTGTAAGTTTCTCAGCAAGATAGAGCTCCGAGGGACGGTTCATATAAGAAAAATGACTCTGGAACTCTTTCCAAAATTCCGGATCAGCAATGGCAGATTTGTGTGCCTCTTCTAGCTCGGCAAGGCATTCAACGAGTGCCTCCGGCACATATTGGCCACCAAATTCTCCGAAGTGAGCCGGCAGAGCGGTCGGttgtgaggaagaggatgccGGGACAACTTTCTTTGCACTATTGATGGTAGAGGTTGGCCGGAGtggtggagaaggagagcgCCTCTTCACAGGTTGACCTTTCTGTGAAATCTCTGCACAGAAATTTTCGACGTTTTGAATATGCTGGCCCTCGGGAGAATTTTTTATGATGGTGACCAGCCTACTGCCGATGACAACACCGTCGGCACCGGCATCAGCCACGGAGTCGAAATGACCTCGATTGGCTATGCCGAAACCGACGGCGATAGGAACAGTGGCACCGTATTTTCTGACACGCTGGATGATATCTGGGAGTGCTTTGTTCATTGCAACGGCATCTGATGATCCCGTAGTTCCCATCTAACCGATTTCAAGTTCAGGACCGATGCTAATCAAATACATCTGAGATAAGTTCACCTTTGAAGCGACATATACAAATGAATCAGCAATCGATACGAGGAATTTTATTCGGTGAAGCGTTGTCGAAGGGGCAATGAGAGGAACATATGATAAGCTGGATTCGAAGAGGTAAGGACAAACGAGTAATGGCAAAAATTCACGATCAGGGTGGCTCACTTTGATTTGATACATTTGACTCGGAACGGCAGAGCTTCCTCTGGAGGAAGATCGACCACGATGAACCCATTTGCGCCTGCCTCTTTGGCATCCTGAATCGCGCGGTCTTCACCGTATGCCAAGAGGGGATTGTAGTATCCTAGATTGATAATAATAGTGTCAGCCTCTCGTATTCACTAGGGCGTCCGGGTCGTACCCATCAGAATGACCGGTGCGGTAAGGCCCTTGCCCCGCGCTTCTTTGAGTTGCCCCAGCACTGTGAAATAACTGACATCATGCTTCAACGCGATCTAAAACAACCTTGTAGTAGTAAATCACAGAAAACCGTAATCACTGAAGGACGCACTGAGTTGCTCTCTTGAATGGCTGGCCCGTCGGCTACGGGGTCTGAGAATGGTACACCAAGCTCAATTATATCCGACCCCCCCTTTTGCATTGCGAGCAACAACGGCACAGTATCCTCTTTATTTGGATAACCGGCGGTTAAGAATGTGACCAACGTCGCTGAGCCCTATgcacaaattgaagatcGGCCCAGGACTCGGAGAACAAATTTGAGCACAAACCTCTGCCTTTCTCTTGTCAAATACATttctgagagcgtccatgaTGAGAGTATGAGAGTGTGTCGAAGTCGGAGTAATTGGGGAACGGAGCTCCAATGCCCATCCTCCTTTATACTGCCACCCGCTCAACCCACCCCATAAACAGTCAGACGGTAGACCAACAAAGCCGGTGCCCGCCGATGCGGTTCCCTCTCATCCTCCCATCATGGTTACTCAAACAAGAACTGGGAGTGTTCAAACCATCTACATAGGTTTTCTATAAATACTAGGTTTGATCAATCGCCCGCGGGTCCACCAATAAAGTTACTTTTCAAAAAGCGTTTTTGGCCTTGACCACATGTACTATGGGTGAAGCTATAACTCAGCGACTCAGACTTGAAGGAAGACTTGGGTAAATTGTGGTAGCTATATGGTACAGAAAGTTCTACTGCCCTTAACTAGAACAATACCTGATCTTGTACCTGAGGTCATCCGACAATGAATCATTGTCTCAGGCTGACACCACATCGCCGGGCGTCACGGCCTGACGATGTGGTAGTGATTGAACTTGCCAGGCTTACCAGCCGCCTGCAACTCCCAACCTCGTCGGTAGCCGCGCGTCCCTCCAAGAAATAAGACCAACGGCTACCGAGTCGATTTTGAATTGCTTCAACGATTTTTGCTGAGAGGGATATACGATCCTGAGTAGCGTAGGTaatataagataagataagaaagatATCGACCTTAAAAGCCCACTCAAGCTACCTTCCTGTTTACCGATTCGGAGTTATTTCAGGCCATTTTACTCGATGGAATACTTACACAATTCCATCCTCCATAGCTATGCTATCCAGAACGCAGTTTCCAAAAGTACGGACTCTTTGTGAACTGCAATAGCCTGAGGACTAATGAGGACTATGACTCGAAATTTACAATATTTCGATAATAGCGGAAGGACATTTCTCTCATCAATCAACCGATGAAGATATATATGACACCCGTGAATCATTTGTTCAGCTGACGAAGTTGATGGCCTTGTTCAGGTTTAGTGGAAATTTTTACCGCTCATTACTCGTATCATCGAAAATCTTCCGCCTGGGATTATTGGGGAAACCAAGCCGGTTCAAATGATCATGAAAGAGACGTGGTGAAAATGTGAATCCTTTCAATTGAGAGGTAGTACCACACGCAGCGATACTACAGCCTACGACAGCGCTTGTCGTGGCGCTCTGGAAAATAGCACCATATCAAGACGCTTTTCATCGCTGACCACGACATTTGACAGCAATTACTGCCTAAGATGAGGGAGGGAAGCACAGCATAACACCGCACGACCACGAGGACCTAAAGGCAACATAAAGATTGAAACTCAACAGCTTTTCCCGGGAGATGGAGAACCGGAAATAGCGCAGGATGCGGGCACGACGGAACATGAGGCCATAATCATGCTGTCCGAGCGTGTTATCGGATCTTGGTGACCACACCCTCATCTGTCGACCAGGTAAAATACGGCGTCTGGAGATGGGAGGGAGATATTTCGGTTCGATGTCATCTGATTACCGGGCAACACTTGGCATTGATAAATAAGCTGACCTCGAAGTTTGGAGGACGAGGACCCCCAGGCATAGATCAACTTTGGCGAATCGATGCTACTCAGCGGGAGGGCGTGAACAGGATCATCGTAGTATGGTACGTTTCATACGAAGAGCCGAATCCCGGGCTGCAAATGGTGGGAAACCATGACATCCAGTAAATTTCCGTTACCTGACTGTCGTGAAGGCGAAGTAACCCCAGCGCAAGTATTACAGCATCTGTGATCTAGAGCTCCCCGTTTACCCACCGACAACGATTCGGTTTGTACTAATGGCGCTTGTGAGCGTACCGACTCATCGAGAGCAGATATGATCATGGGTACAAGATTTGACGAAGACGGATCTTGCCTAAGAGAAACGGAACTCGACCCACCAGTACAGCTTGCAGCGAATCGCTCGTTCGAGACGTGTGCGCCGCAAAGGGGTTGAGCAATATGAACCACCGTACCGAGTCCGGGGTGTCTGGCGGAGGAAGCTAAGATGGCTATAGATCGTGTGGAAACGCCGGGAATCGTCCACTGGGCTTACAATCCATGAGATTCGAGGCGGACTAGGGGGTAGAGATCACGAACAAGCGGATAGCGATGTCCCTGACCTTGTGATTCGGTGTTCGCCATCCGAATTGTCTAGATGTAACAGGGGGGAGTAAAAATTGTAGGAAGGAGGAGCATAATTATAGTTGAAGGATTCTCGAACGTGAGGAGAGGCGTAGAAGGCGTGAAATGCGTAAGATAGGCGCTGAATCTTTCTGTGAGCGGTCGTTCCCCCTCGGCTAAGGTTGCTCATCGGTGGCGGCCAGTGATGAAAATCTAAGGGAATGAGATCGAGTCGGAACTGGAGGCCTTCTGGAAGGTCGGTTGCGTACGATGGAGTGAAGAGAAAGGTTGCTGACGGGTGCCGAGCTCAAAAAATATGAGAGTTGGTTTGAGAACTGAACCGGTGGGAGGGAGAAACCGAAAGAGCTTGGAAGTCACGAGGAGTGAGACCTCCAAATTTTGTTGACGATTTGGAGTATGAGCGGCCCTCGTTTCAGGTGCGACTGAGAGTGTTTTCATTTACACGGTGCACCCAGATCCTGAGACGATAACTTTAACTTGTAGACAAAGGTTGTTAATGCTACATGGACCGGCTCGAAACAGAATCTGACTGTGAAAATGCAAAGCTTGCTACCTAATGGAAGGGAGCGAAGTAAGCCGTAATTGAACCAGGTCTCTAAGTACGCCAGCTCACCGGTCAGTCCATTCAAGCAAAAGAGCTGAAGTATGAGCATCCTGCAACCGACGAGAAACTGACGTGTATGACGTCGTCCACGATAACAATACTCAACTACTCGCAACAAATGAACTTGATAAGCTTGAGGATGACGGTGGCAAAGCTTAGATCTTTCTCTGCATAGTATCTCCGCGTTGGGGAAAAACAGATGGGGCTCTAGGGGTCGTACGAGATCGCAAATTTGTCGCTCAAAGCGGAGCATTACGATGAATGTAGGTGGTCTATCATTAGAGACAAGAAGATAAGGGTCTCAACGTTCATCTCGTCGCGATTTGACTGTATTCTAACGAGATAGTACATTCCGGTCCAGGAGCTGTGAGATTTCGCGAAGTCAGATCCGAAAACCGGCCTCCGACGACGGGGCTACGCACCTAAACCACTCAAACTGAGGATAATGCCCAGAATAATGGTCCAGTAAAGCTTGTCGACATCAAAGAATCAGGcaagagatgatggaaatgcAATATTATAAGGCGGATTGACAGGACAAAGTTACGCACTATGGCTTCTCTGGCGCTGGCGAGAACATCTCGACCGTTGGCGTGCATTTAACGGTGATCACGGTCTCTTGAAAGAGGTTTTCGCGTATCGATATGAGGCATGAGCCGGAGTTGGTTCGACATCAGACCGCGAGATACACACCAG
Proteins encoded:
- the TRP1 gene encoding bifunctional tryptophan synthase trp1 (BUSCO:EOG09260XOG) — protein: MDALRNVFDKRKAEGSATLVTFLTAGYPNKEDTVPLLLAMQKGGSDIIELGVPFSDPVADGPAIQESNSIALKHDVSYFTVLGQLKEARGKGLTAPVILMGYYNPLLAYGEDRAIQDAKEAGANGFIVVDLPPEEALPFRVKCIKSNLSYVPLIAPSTTLHRIKFLVSIADSFVYVASKMGTTGSSDAVAMNKALPDIIQRVRKYGATVPIAVGFGIANRGHFDSVADAGADGVVIGSRLVTIIKNSPEGQHIQNVENFCAEISQKGQPVKRRSPSPPLRPTSTINSAKKVVPASSSSQPTALPAHFGEFGGQYVPEALVECLAELEEAHKSAIADPEFWKEFQSHFSYMNRPSELYLAEKLTAEAGGAHIWLKREDLNHTGSHNINNAIGQILLARRIGKTRIVAETGAGQHGLATAAVCAKFGMECIVYMGAEDIRRQAFNVIRIEMLGGKVCRSIKEFRHGGDGLCFKVIPVHSGSCTLKDAVNEAMRDWVANLSTTHFLVGSASGPHPFPTIVRDFQKVIGEEIKTQLKEKRGKLPDVVVACVGGGSNAIGTFYDFIPDRSVRLVGVEAGGEGTDSDRHSASLSKGAPGVLHGVRTYILQSSAGQISRSHSISAGLDYPGVGPEHAWLKDSRRAEYVAATDEEAFRGFWELTQKEGIIPALESSHAIWEAVRIAKTLPKDADLVVCLSGRGDKDVEQISRIFSNEQTS